The Calliphora vicina chromosome 3, idCalVici1.1, whole genome shotgun sequence genome contains a region encoding:
- the LOC135955467 gene encoding probable insulin-like peptide 3 — MLLVITDLSTANFRLCGQSLTQFLDMICVDGFNSKNLKAKKSVPLIDYNDNGLDSDALLPQPFSSLFMDKLLNANPNSLMAKTRRRRHDGVADECCRKPCAMPELLSYCI; from the exons ATGCTCTTGGTCATTACTGATCTAAGTACTGCCAATTTTCGTTTGTGTGGTCAATCGTTGACACAATTTTTGGACATGATCTGTGTTGATGGTTTTAATTCCAAAAACCTTAAGGCCAAAAAATCAG ttcCCTTAATTGATTATAACGATAATGGTCTCGATAGTGATGCTCTTTTACCCCAGCCATTTTCATCATTATTTATGGACAAACTGCTAAATGCTAATCCCAATAGTTTGATGGCCAAAACTCGCCGACGTCGTCATGATGGTGTAGCCGATGAGTGTTGTCGCAAACCTTGTGCTATGCCCGAACTATTATCATATTGCAtataa